CATATTTAACAGATGACAATACAATTGTTTGTTTAATGATATCTACGTACCAGCAGATAGGAAAATGTTGCTGGAATAGAATATCACACCATTGATTCCTCCTAACTGCTGCAGGATAAGTAGCACAATTCCTACCTAAAGGTGAAACATTAAAAAGATTGATAAACACAGGGGCATAGAACAAAGAAACTTCAATGACAGCATAAGACGTCAAAAATACCATGAGAGGTAACCAATATCTTCTTTGTTTGAGATCTGCAAAACGCATTGTTGTTCTTCGGCTTGTTGATGCTACAGACCtctacacacacaaaaaaaaaacacTATACTATTAAATACAAATTTAGCAACAAGTTCTATATGGAATTGCATGTGTAGCAATAACATTTTTTCAGAGAACTAGTATAGCAAAACTTCTTTATATGATAATTTACCTTAATTTCATTTACTTCATTGGTAATGTCAGCATCAAACCCTCGAAGAACTTGTAATGAAGTTTCAAAATCTTCTGTTAAACCCATTTTGGCCTATGTTTCACACAGAAATTCAAATGAGGCAAACAGCAACtaaagcctcaaaggaatcatgcaaaatatatatatataatggagcTCACCAACCACCGAGGAGATTCGGGGATGAAAAATAGTCCAGGTATCAGTGCTAGGCAAGGCAATGTTCCTATAAGAGAAATTAGTATTTAGTTCAAGCGTAATTGAACAATTCCATAGGTCTCTGTGGCTCTGCCCGGTCATATGCCAgctcattaaaagataatgtgacTTCATAACTGTACAACGTAGCATTAACAAGAGGTTTCAAGAGGAATGATCATTACCAAGAACAGCAAGCACCCTCCAATTAACAAAAAGTCCCAGtaaataggccaacatgatcccAATTGTAACAGAGAGCTACATCAAGATAGAAAAGACGCATGTGATTAATTTATCACGCGTAAGAACTTTTCTTTAAAGGAAAGTAAGTGACTAACTCAGCGAACCTGGTTAACAGACCCTAGACCCCCTCTTAAATTTTGAGGTGCTATCTCGGCAATATATACAGGAacctaaaaaaaatcaaaaggcaGGAAGCTAAAGCATTAAGTTTTGACAATGTCGGTATGTTAAATGACTGTAACTAGAAAAGATTTAAGAAACTTAATAGTACCACATAGGAGATTATTCCGACACCAAAGCCTTCCAACAATCTTCCCATGTACAGAAAGGAAGGATCCTGAACCATATCGGAAGGGCAAATAAATGGGAGATACAAGCACATACATGTCAATATAGGTTATCGAGGCATCATATCATACACTTTGAGTAGAATGTCTTACTTTGGCAAATGAGATGGAAAGCCAACCAATGATATTAGGTAAAGCAGCTATCATTAAGGACTGCAGTAGGACAAAAAAGGAGTTGAGAATCCACTTGAGCAATAAAGGGAAATACACagaaatatagtaaataaaaaaCAAGAATCTTATTTGATGCAATAATCTCTTACCCCTTTTCGCCCAATGTATTCCGAAATTTGACCACTAGATATTGCACCAACCATAGCACCCACATTTGATAAAGAACCGAACACAGAGAACTGAAAAGATCAACTTTAGTCAACAATAGCTCTAAACAAACCGAATTAAAATAGAAAGCAAGAATGGCTTTTCCGGACCTCAGAAACAGTGAGCTTCAGATCTTTCATAATTGCAGTTTGCGTAGGCGAAGAGTAGCCACACTTCAaatacaacaaaaacaacaattgATCAACTAGAGACACATATGCAAATATCCATTGCAACAACATAAATCAGGTAGGCCAACCAAGCAAGTGCAGGCACAAAAAGGAAATTTCAACTCCAGAAATTCAGGTTCTAAAAATGACATAATAAGCTGTAATCTATAAAGATGCAACCTTTAACCTATTGTGATCCTTTGACCACAAGAAAAGTAACATCTTCCACCAAATTTGAGGATTGTCATTGTATATTAGGAAGGTAAACAAACACGTCGCAAATGTTAAATAGTGTCATCATCTCATCTAAGAACTTAAACTGCCGGAGAGAGcacatttttatttacttaatcaTGTCTTTAACAACACAATCAAAGACAAGAATTTGAATGAGAGAACTATGAGTAATTAGAATGACATAGCAAATTGTAATACCAATAAGGCAATAAAGATGCAACCTTTCACCCAAATTGTAATTCCACTACACAATAAAAGAAGCTAAAGAAGTCATTTTCATTCAAAAATTTAATCTTTTTGCATCATACTGGAAGTTTCAAATAGTATAAAAAACAAAGTAAAGAACTTGAATAAGAAAGAGTTGAGAGATTAGAAATGTCAATACAGTAAAACCAAACTGAATTGGGCCCAAAGCAACGATGAGAACACAAGCAAGAACAGAGATAGAGCTATCTCTGATAACTTGAGAAGAGCCCATCAAACTGGATTGCCTTGAGCCCATACGATACCAACTTCCAGTATGTAAAAATGGCTTCCTCAGATCTCCTCCTCCTCTCCCATCTTCATTATTCTCTTCTGAACTCATTTTTAAGTCAACCCCTTTACAATTCTTGAATCCTTGAACTATTAGATCAAGAATAAGGAAATTGTTTGATATTTAGACAACAAAAGAAAGGGTGATAGAATTTATGTTGATGTTAATTGTTTTCAGACAAAGAAAGAGGGAATTAAACAGCTATAATTGAAGAGATTCGGAAGATAGAATGAAAATAGTTATGACTATGACAACAGTAGCTAAATTAAGAAAGTAAAGTACATTACTGTAGACAGTGGCTGTAATGTACTTGGCATAACAAGGGTACCAGGTCGGGTGTCAAACCGGTCGCGAAAAAATCTATTcatatttaatatataaatatggataaaaataaattaatcggCGGATAATATTGATATTTGTATTAttcatgacttcttgaatatgatcatttTTGATCTTTTAGGAGAATTAATAGTTTCTCTAACTTGGAAAACCCCAATTTAAagtgttataaatataaaaattaaattcatTATTTATTCCCTGTTTGTCCATTTTCTAAGTGATTTATTATCCAATTAATTTTTTAATAGATAATCGTTTTCTTTTATTCACTTTGCCATTACTGGTCCCGGGTAAAACTTTTGGTctatcttttttctttcttttttgtcttTGTCCTGTTCGTTTCTCATGTGTTTAA
This region of Nicotiana tomentosiformis chromosome 4, ASM39032v3, whole genome shotgun sequence genomic DNA includes:
- the LOC104117674 gene encoding sugar transporter ERD6-like 6, with protein sequence MSSEENNEDGRGGGDLRKPFLHTGSWYRMGSRQSSLMGSSQVIRDSSISVLACVLIVALGPIQFGFTCGYSSPTQTAIMKDLKLTVSEFSVFGSLSNVGAMVGAISSGQISEYIGRKGSLMIAALPNIIGWLSISFAKDPSFLYMGRLLEGFGVGIISYVVPVYIAEIAPQNLRGGLGSVNQLSVTIGIMLAYLLGLFVNWRVLAVLGTLPCLALIPGLFFIPESPRWLAKMGLTEDFETSLQVLRGFDADITNEVNEIKRSVASTSRRTTMRFADLKQRRYWLPLMVGIVLLILQQLGGINGVIFYSSNIFLSAGISSSNAATFGVGAIQVVATAVATWLVDKTGRRLLLIVSSTGMAVSLLIVAVSFYLKGFVSEDSTLYGVLGILSVVGVVLMIISFSLGMGPIPWLIMSEILPVKIKGLAGSTATLANWLFSWVITVTAPLLMAWSSGGTFTIYMVMCAFTVAFVAIWVPETKGRTLEEIQFSFR